Proteins encoded in a region of the Acomys russatus chromosome 14, mAcoRus1.1, whole genome shotgun sequence genome:
- the LOC127198307 gene encoding olfactory receptor 150-like, which translates to MEEINHTAVAEFILAGLTENPELQLPLFLIFLALYVVTVVGNLGMIILILFSSQLHTPMYYLLSSLSFIDCCQSTVITPKMLVNFVAERNVITYSECIAQFYFFCTFVVAECHMLAAMAYDRYVAITNPLLYNVTMSYQVCLLMVAAVYAVAFFSATAHTIFLLRVFFCKADIINHYFCDLFPLLELSCSNTFINEFLALFFSAFNIIVPAMTILSSYIFIIVSILHIQSTGDRAKAFSTCSSHILAVAVFFGSTAFMYLQPSSISSMDKGKVSSVFYTIVVPMLNPLIYSLRNKDVKVALIMLLQKVFPQN; encoded by the coding sequence atggaagaaataaatcaCACTGCAGTGGCTGAGTTCATCCTTGCTGGGTTAACAGAGAATCCTGAGCTGCAGCTGCCCCTGTTCCTCATCTTCCTGGCTCTCTATGTGGTTACAGTTGTTGGAAACCTGGGCATGATCATCTTGATTCTGTTTAGTTCCCAACTCCACACACCCATGTATTATTTACTCAGCAGCCTGTCCTTTATTGACTGCTGCCAGTCCACTGTCATCACTCCCAAAATGCTGGTGAACTTTGTGGCAGAGAGGAATGTCATCACTTACTCAGAATGCATAGCTCAGTTCTATTTCTTCTGTACTTTTGTTGTTGCAGAATGTCACATGTTGGCTGCAATGGcatatgaccgctatgtggctatCACTAACCCTTTACTTTACAATGTAACCATGTCCTATCAAGTCTGTTTATTGATGGTAGCTGCAGTGTACGCTGTTGCCTTTTTCAGTGCCACAGCTCACACTATCTTCTTGCTAAGAGTGTTTTTCTGTAAGGCTGATATAATAAACCACTACTTCTGTGACCTTTTCCCATTACTGGAGCTCTCTTGCTCTAATACTTTTATCAATGAATTCCTAGCATTGTTCTTCAGTGCTTTTAACATTATTGTGCCAGCTATGACCATCCTTAGCTCCTATATCTTCATCATAGTCAGCATCCTCCACATTCAATCCACTGGGGACAGAGCCAAGGCCTTCAGCACCTGCAGTTCCCACATCTTGGCTGTGGCTGTCTTTTTTGGTTCTACAGCATTCATGTATCTACAGCCATCTTCCATCAGTTCCATGGACAAGGGGAAAGTTTCCTCTGTGTTTTATACTATTGTTGTGCCTATGTTGAATCCTCTGATCTACAGCCTGAGAAATAAAGATGTCAAAGTTGCCTTAATAATGTTACTACAAAAGGTGTTCCCTCAAAACTAA
- the LOC127198308 gene encoding olfactory receptor 1537-like: MEDIASGNHCTVTEFFLAGLSEKPELQLPLFLLFLGICLVTVAGNVGMITLIGFSSYLHTPMYYFLSNLSFTDFCQSTVVTPKMMVNFVTEKNLISYPGCMTQLFFFLTFGIAECYTLAAMAYDLYVAICNPFLYNVIMSYQTYTSLISGVHIIGVLCASAHTGFMIRIWFCKLDVINHYFCGLLPLLKLACSNNYINEMLILVFGTLNIFVPVLTIFTSYIFIIASILRIRSTEGRSKAFSTCSSHILAVAIFFGSLAFMYLQPSSVSSMDQGKVSSVFYTIVVPMLNPLIYSLRNKDVIVAFKKVIDRKH; encoded by the coding sequence ATGGAGGACATTGCATCAGGAAACCACTGCACAGTGACTGAGTTCTTCTTGGCTGGACTCTCAGAGAAGCCAGAACTCCAGCtgcccctctttcttctcttcctaggAATCTGCTTGGTCACTGTGGCAGGGAATGTGGGCATGATCACACTGATTGGATTCAGCTCATAcctgcacacacccatgtactaTTTCCTCAGCAATCTGTCCTTCACTGACTTCTGTCAGTCTACCGTTGTTACCCCTAAAATGATGGTGAACTTTGTGACAGAGAAGAACCTCATTTCCTACCCTGGGTGCATGACtcagctcttcttcttcctcacatTTGGCATTGCAGAATGTTACACATTAGCAGCAATGGCTTATGACCTCTATGTTGCTATCTGTAACCCTTTTCTTTACAATGTAATCATGTCCTATCAGACGTACACTTCTCTAATTTCAGGTGTGCATATTATTGGGGTGCTCTGTGCATCAGCTCACACAGGCTTCATGATTAGGATTTGGTTCTGCAAATTAGATGTGATCAATCACTATTTCTGTGGTCTTCTTCCCCTCTTGAAGCTTGCATGCTCTAATAATTACATTAATGAAATGTTGATTCTGGTTTTTGGTACACTGAACATCTTTGTCCCAGTCCTGACAATTTTTACTTCCTATATCTTCATTATTGCCAGCATCCTCCGCATTCGCTCCACAGAGGGCAGGTCCAAAGCCTTCAGCACTTGCAGTTCCCACATCTTGGCTGTTGCTATCTTCTTTGGATCTTTAGCTTTCATGTACCTGCAACCGTCATCAGTCAGTTCCATGGACCAAGGGAAAGTGTCCTCCGTGTTTTATACTATTGTTGTGCCCATGCTGAACCCACTGATCTACAGCCTGAGGAATAAAGATGTcattgttgcttttaaaaaagtaattgaCAGAAAACATTGA